The following coding sequences lie in one Futiania mangrovi genomic window:
- a CDS encoding ABC transporter ATP-binding protein, with translation MHTEAAPGTGHSVIETVGLSVRFGGHLAVSDVTCAFNAGTLTAIVGPNGAGKTTYFNLISGQVRATSGTVHLHREDITRMTVAQRTKRGIGRAFQLTNLFPRLSARENIRLAVQARARTGDDFLALWSSHVELIDKAEHFLEIAGLGHHAATPASALSHGDQRKLEVALLMAMEPDVYMFDEPTAGMSVDEVPIILDLIRRVKAQGDKTVLLVEHKMDVIRSLADRIVVLHNGCVVSDGEPAEVMASDVVREAYLGRAAAAREGVR, from the coding sequence ATGCACACCGAGGCTGCTCCAGGCACCGGCCACTCAGTCATCGAGACCGTCGGCCTCTCCGTTCGCTTCGGGGGCCATCTGGCGGTCAGCGACGTGACGTGCGCCTTCAACGCGGGCACGCTGACCGCCATCGTCGGACCGAACGGGGCTGGAAAGACCACCTATTTCAACCTGATCTCCGGACAGGTGCGCGCGACATCGGGAACCGTCCACCTGCACCGCGAAGACATCACCCGCATGACCGTGGCGCAGCGGACGAAGCGCGGCATCGGGCGCGCCTTCCAGTTGACCAACCTGTTCCCGCGGCTGAGTGCGCGGGAGAACATCCGTCTCGCGGTGCAGGCCCGCGCCCGCACGGGAGACGATTTTCTGGCGCTCTGGAGCAGCCACGTCGAACTGATCGACAAGGCCGAGCACTTCCTCGAGATCGCGGGCCTCGGCCACCATGCGGCGACACCTGCCTCCGCGCTCAGCCACGGGGACCAGCGAAAACTCGAGGTGGCGCTTCTCATGGCGATGGAGCCCGACGTCTACATGTTCGACGAGCCCACCGCGGGCATGAGCGTCGACGAGGTGCCGATCATCCTCGATCTCATCCGGCGGGTGAAGGCGCAAGGGGACAAGACGGTCCTCCTGGTCGAGCACAAGATGGACGTCATCCGCTCGCTCGCCGACCGCATCGTCGTGCTGCACAACGGCTGCGTGGTCAGCGACGGCGAACCGGCGGAGGTCATGGCCTCGGACGTGGTGCGCGAGGCCTATCTCGGCCGGGCTGCCGCGGCGCGGGAGGGCGTGCGATGA
- a CDS encoding ABC transporter ATP-binding protein → MTGPILRLDKVHTHIGQYHILQGVTFDVPEGAFTVIVGRNGAGKTTTLRTILGLWKASAGSIRFRDAEISRLDTSEISRAGIAYVPESMGIFGDLTVRENMLLAARTGRFDKDRLDWVLGLFPPLRKFWGLAAGNLSGGQKQMLSIARAIIEPRELLLVDEPTKGIAPAIIEDMIDAFLELKRMNTTVVLVEQNFGFASALGDTVVVMDDGRAVHRGAMSDLAADQDLQQKYLGLSLHD, encoded by the coding sequence ATGACCGGGCCCATCCTCCGCCTCGACAAGGTCCACACGCACATCGGCCAGTACCACATCCTGCAGGGCGTCACCTTCGACGTGCCCGAGGGCGCGTTCACGGTGATCGTCGGGCGAAATGGCGCGGGCAAGACGACGACCCTGAGGACGATCCTCGGCCTGTGGAAGGCGAGCGCCGGCTCGATCCGGTTCCGCGACGCGGAGATCTCGCGTCTCGACACCTCCGAGATCTCGCGCGCGGGGATCGCCTATGTGCCCGAGAGCATGGGCATCTTCGGCGACCTGACGGTCCGCGAGAACATGCTGCTGGCGGCGCGCACGGGGCGTTTCGACAAGGACCGCCTCGACTGGGTGCTGGGCCTGTTCCCGCCGCTGCGGAAATTCTGGGGACTGGCGGCCGGCAACCTGTCGGGCGGCCAGAAGCAGATGCTCTCGATCGCACGCGCGATCATCGAGCCGCGCGAGCTTCTTCTGGTCGACGAGCCCACGAAAGGGATCGCGCCGGCCATCATCGAGGACATGATCGACGCCTTCCTCGAACTGAAGCGGATGAACACGACCGTCGTTCTGGTCGAGCAGAACTTCGGTTTCGCATCCGCCCTGGGCGACACGGTGGTCGTCATGGACGACGGCCGTGCCGTGCATCGCGGCGCGATGTCCGATCTCGCTGCCGACCAGGACCTGCAACAGAAATATCTGGGACTTTCGCTCCATGACTGA
- a CDS encoding branched-chain amino acid ABC transporter permease, whose translation MTDTNLPGTEGRAGLLAGVDWAPLAVVAAAAVLALALIGSPSVWLTLTVAGLAMGMMIFIVASGLTLVFGLMDVLNFGHGAFVTVGAYLAFTILAVTTDLVMADSLAQNLAALLMAVCVAAAGAAALGFLFERIIVRRVYGDHLKQILITMGGMIIVEQVVMMIWGPQEQLVQLPETLRGAVPLGDAIVEKYRLLVVVFGAVLFVLMHLSLTHTRLGLLIRAGVEDPEMIQALGYRIRRLFVGLFVAGSALAGFGGVMWVLYRGTLTADIGGELMILAFIVVIMGGLGSISGCFISAILVAMVANYVAYLVPEVAMTSTIVLLVAVISWRPRGLFPLTRR comes from the coding sequence ATGACTGACACGAACCTGCCCGGGACGGAGGGAAGGGCCGGCCTGCTGGCCGGGGTCGACTGGGCGCCCCTGGCGGTCGTCGCGGCGGCTGCCGTTCTCGCGCTCGCCCTCATCGGCTCGCCCAGCGTCTGGCTGACGCTGACGGTCGCGGGGCTCGCCATGGGCATGATGATCTTCATCGTGGCGTCGGGGCTGACGCTCGTCTTCGGCCTGATGGACGTGCTCAACTTCGGTCATGGCGCCTTCGTGACGGTCGGGGCCTACCTGGCGTTCACGATCCTCGCGGTCACGACCGACCTCGTGATGGCGGACAGCCTGGCGCAGAACCTCGCCGCGCTGCTGATGGCGGTTTGCGTGGCGGCCGCGGGCGCGGCGGCCCTGGGCTTCCTGTTCGAGCGGATCATCGTGCGCCGGGTCTATGGCGACCACCTGAAGCAGATCCTCATCACGATGGGCGGCATGATCATCGTCGAGCAGGTGGTGATGATGATCTGGGGTCCGCAGGAGCAACTGGTCCAGCTTCCCGAGACATTGCGCGGTGCGGTTCCGCTGGGCGATGCCATCGTCGAGAAATACCGCCTGCTCGTAGTCGTCTTCGGGGCCGTCCTCTTTGTGTTGATGCACCTGTCGCTGACCCATACGCGCCTCGGTCTGCTGATCCGTGCCGGCGTCGAGGATCCGGAGATGATCCAGGCGCTCGGCTACCGTATCCGCCGTCTGTTCGTGGGGCTGTTCGTTGCCGGTTCGGCGCTGGCGGGGTTCGGTGGCGTGATGTGGGTGCTCTACCGGGGCACGCTCACGGCCGACATCGGCGGCGAACTGATGATCCTCGCCTTCATCGTCGTGATCATGGGGGGGCTGGGCTCGATCAGCGGCTGTTTCATAAGCGCGATCCTCGTGGCGATGGTTGCGAACTATGTCGCCTATCTCGTGCCGGAGGTCGCCATGACCTCCACCATCGTGCTGCTGGTCGCGGTCATCTCGTGGCGTCCGCGCGGCCTTTTCCCGCTGACCCGGCGATAG
- a CDS encoding branched-chain amino acid ABC transporter permease → MLDALLSRDFPRSRLVTAMLLVLVAAMLSAPLAVGGLPIMNVFVKIAIYAVLVASFDLLLGYTGMISFAHTMYYGIGAYGVAIALRSMGAGWDAIALGFVVAAVLCLVVAAAVGLFSMRTRTIFFAMITLAVANSFAVLVNQFYTVTGGHDGLIFQIPKMLKPAFVILPRSVLGVPVNGTVLTYYAIVVMCGLLFVLMLRLVNSPFGRVLQAIRENEFRAEALGYNVLRHRVVISCIAAVIACMAGAMNAIWLRFVGPEVTFDLQVMLDVLLVVVIGGMGTLYGAVVGAGLFVMAETYLQGAIASAAPWVEGIPVLSVVVHPDRWIFWLGVLFVLSVYYFPEGIVGRLRNSAVNRRKQPASHH, encoded by the coding sequence ATGCTTGACGCGCTGCTTTCGAGGGACTTTCCGCGCAGCCGCCTCGTCACGGCCATGCTGCTCGTGCTCGTGGCCGCAATGCTGTCGGCGCCGCTGGCGGTGGGCGGGCTGCCGATCATGAACGTGTTCGTGAAGATCGCGATCTACGCGGTGCTGGTGGCCTCGTTCGACCTGCTGCTCGGTTACACCGGCATGATCTCGTTCGCGCACACCATGTATTACGGGATCGGTGCCTATGGCGTGGCCATCGCGCTGCGCAGCATGGGCGCCGGGTGGGATGCGATCGCGCTGGGTTTCGTCGTAGCCGCGGTGCTGTGCCTCGTCGTGGCCGCGGCTGTCGGTCTCTTCAGCATGCGGACCAGAACGATCTTCTTCGCGATGATCACGTTGGCCGTTGCCAATTCCTTCGCGGTGCTGGTGAACCAGTTCTACACCGTGACCGGAGGCCACGACGGCCTGATCTTCCAGATCCCCAAGATGCTGAAGCCGGCGTTCGTGATCCTCCCGCGCAGCGTGCTGGGCGTCCCGGTCAACGGTACGGTCCTGACCTATTATGCGATCGTCGTGATGTGCGGCCTGCTGTTCGTCCTGATGCTCCGCCTGGTGAATTCCCCGTTCGGCAGGGTGCTCCAGGCGATCCGGGAAAACGAGTTCCGCGCCGAGGCGCTGGGCTACAATGTGCTTCGCCACCGTGTGGTCATCAGCTGCATCGCCGCGGTGATCGCCTGCATGGCGGGGGCGATGAACGCGATCTGGCTTCGCTTCGTCGGGCCGGAGGTCACGTTCGACCTCCAGGTGATGCTCGACGTGCTGCTGGTCGTGGTCATCGGGGGCATGGGAACGCTTTATGGCGCCGTGGTCGGTGCCGGCCTGTTCGTCATGGCCGAGACCTATCTGCAAGGCGCCATCGCCTCGGCCGCGCCCTGGGTGGAGGGCATCCCCGTCCTCTCGGTCGTCGTGCATCCCGACCGATGGATCTTCTGGCTGGGTGTCCTCTTTGTGCTGAGCGTCTATTACTTCCCGGAGGGGATCGTCGGGCGCTTGCGCAACAGCGCCGTCAATCGGCGAAAGCAGCCCGCGTCGCATCATTGA
- a CDS encoding trimeric intracellular cation channel family protein gives MFETLAAALNWFGIVVFAVTGALVASRKQMDIVGFVLLGVVTGIGGGTVRDLLLGRAPVFWIGQPEYLAVCAAVAAVVFFTAHIPESRYRLLLWFDALGLAVFAVTGAETAFLAGAGVAGAIAMGMITATFGGIIRDILGGESPVILSREIYVTAALVAACLYVALAAAGVAREVALCAGFAAGFGLRGAALTWNWTLPRYRPRPGR, from the coding sequence ATGTTCGAGACCCTGGCCGCCGCGCTCAACTGGTTCGGGATCGTCGTCTTTGCGGTGACCGGGGCGCTGGTCGCATCCCGCAAGCAGATGGATATCGTCGGCTTCGTCCTGCTTGGTGTCGTCACAGGGATCGGCGGGGGGACGGTGCGCGACCTGCTGCTCGGCCGGGCGCCCGTGTTCTGGATCGGGCAGCCGGAGTATCTCGCCGTCTGCGCCGCGGTGGCGGCGGTTGTCTTCTTCACCGCGCATATCCCGGAATCGCGCTATCGCCTGCTGCTGTGGTTCGATGCGCTGGGGCTTGCGGTCTTCGCGGTCACGGGTGCCGAGACGGCCTTTCTGGCGGGGGCCGGCGTTGCCGGTGCGATCGCCATGGGAATGATCACGGCGACCTTCGGCGGGATCATCCGCGACATTCTCGGCGGTGAGAGCCCCGTGATCCTCAGCCGCGAGATCTATGTGACCGCCGCGCTGGTCGCGGCCTGTCTCTACGTGGCGCTGGCGGCGGCAGGCGTGGCGCGTGAGGTGGCGCTGTGCGCGGGGTTCGCCGCCGGTTTCGGCCTGCGGGGCGCTGCGCTCACCTGGAACTGGACCCTGCCACGCTACAGACCGCGTCCGGGGCGGTAG
- a CDS encoding NnrS family protein yields MATSAERMRAWQGPALLSFGFRPFFLGAGLWAVLVMLVWLPMLGGDMSMPTAFDPVSWHAHEFLFGYLGAAVAGFLLTAVPNWTGRLPIVGWPLGALFAVWICGRVAIATSEWWPFWLVALAELAFPVLLALALAREIAAGKNWRNLTVLAALGVLTLGNGVFLWEAARGDYAAGGAGLRIGLAAALMMIALIGGRIVPSFTRNWLARRDAGRLPSPVGAFDRAVLAATGVALAAWVAAPDEAATGIALIVAGVLNVARLARWCGHRTGAEPLLWVLHVGYAFLPLGALAVGAEVLWPGLLGMAAAQHLWMAGAIGVMTLAVMTRATLGHTGRSLTAGQGTTILFVLIVAATLLRIAAGAAPDHASLLHMLAGLAWLGAFGGFVLLYGPLLLRPRGGR; encoded by the coding sequence ATGGCGACCTCGGCCGAACGCATGCGGGCCTGGCAGGGTCCCGCCCTCCTGAGTTTCGGATTCAGACCCTTCTTCCTCGGTGCGGGGCTTTGGGCCGTGCTCGTCATGCTCGTGTGGCTCCCGATGCTGGGCGGCGACATGAGCATGCCGACCGCCTTCGACCCCGTGTCCTGGCATGCGCATGAATTCCTCTTCGGCTATCTCGGTGCGGCGGTGGCCGGCTTCCTTCTGACGGCCGTACCGAACTGGACAGGGCGGCTGCCGATTGTCGGCTGGCCGCTGGGTGCGCTCTTTGCCGTCTGGATCTGCGGACGTGTTGCCATCGCCACGTCGGAATGGTGGCCTTTCTGGCTCGTCGCCCTTGCGGAGCTTGCATTTCCGGTGCTGCTGGCGCTGGCTTTGGCGCGTGAAATCGCGGCCGGGAAGAACTGGCGAAACCTGACCGTGCTGGCGGCCCTTGGGGTCCTGACCCTGGGCAATGGCGTCTTTCTGTGGGAGGCCGCACGGGGCGATTACGCGGCGGGCGGGGCCGGCCTGCGCATCGGCCTTGCAGCGGCCCTGATGATGATCGCGCTGATCGGCGGCCGCATCGTTCCGTCCTTCACGCGCAACTGGCTTGCGCGCCGCGATGCTGGAAGGCTCCCGTCGCCGGTTGGCGCCTTCGACCGTGCGGTGCTGGCGGCTACGGGCGTGGCGCTCGCGGCCTGGGTGGCGGCGCCGGACGAGGCGGCGACCGGGATCGCCCTGATCGTTGCAGGCGTGCTGAATGTGGCGCGGCTCGCCCGCTGGTGCGGCCACCGGACGGGAGCGGAGCCCCTGCTGTGGGTTCTGCACGTGGGCTACGCCTTTCTGCCGCTGGGTGCGCTGGCCGTCGGTGCAGAAGTCTTGTGGCCCGGCCTGTTGGGCATGGCAGCGGCACAGCATCTCTGGATGGCCGGTGCCATCGGGGTGATGACGCTTGCCGTGATGACGCGGGCGACGCTCGGCCACACGGGCCGGTCGCTGACGGCGGGGCAGGGTACGACCATTCTGTTTGTGCTGATCGTCGCGGCGACGCTGCTGCGGATTGCGGCAGGTGCCGCGCCCGACCATGCTTCGCTGTTGCACATGCTGGCCGGCCTGGCGTGGCTTGGAGCGTTCGGCGGCTTCGTGCTGCTCTACGGGCCGTTGCTGCTGCGCCCGCGGGGTGGGCGCTGA